The proteins below are encoded in one region of Agelaius phoeniceus isolate bAgePho1 chromosome 33, bAgePho1.hap1, whole genome shotgun sequence:
- the RPS19 gene encoding small ribosomal subunit protein eS19 isoform X2 has product MPGVTVKDVNQQEFVRALAAFLKKSGKLKVPDWADTVKLAKHKELAPYDENWFYTRAASTARHLYLRGGAPINPRCPSPVPGVPHLSHCPLTCLRCPSPVSPVPLSPHLSPCPLTASTARHLYLQGSH; this is encoded by the exons ATGCCCGGTGTGACGGTGAAGGACGTGAACCAGCAGGAGTTCGTGAGGGCGCTGGCGGCCTTCCTCAAAAA GTCCGGGAAGCTGAAGGTGCCCGACTGGGCCGACACGGTGAAGTTGGCCAAGCACAAGGAGCTGGCGCCCTACGATGAGAACTGGTTCTACACGCGGGCAG CCTCCACTGCCCGCCACCTGTACCTGCGGGGCGGGGCTCCCATTaaccccaggtgtccctcacccgtcccaggtgtccctcacctgtcccattgtcccctcacctgtctcaggtgtccctcacctgtctcacctgtccccttgtcccctcacctgtccccttgtcccctcaCAGCCTCCACCGCCCGCCACCTGTACCTGCAGGGCTCCCATTaa
- the LOC143696342 gene encoding LOW QUALITY PROTEIN: cell adhesion molecule 4-like (The sequence of the model RefSeq protein was modified relative to this genomic sequence to represent the inferred CDS: inserted 1 base in 1 codon), giving the protein MQPPPCAPPALLPGLLLLWAAGHGRCQEVQAENVTVLEGGTAEITCHLHRYDGSIVVIQNPARQTLFFNGTRALKDERFELAEFSRRRLRLRLARARLEDEGGYFCQLYADDTHHQIATLTVLVPPEPPLVEAGALAVEGEELELTCLVPRARPMATLRWYRDRRELPGRSSHRQEGKVFWQRSVLHLRPERRDHGAIVTCEATHPALGRGQRRQTQFQLDVQYPPSVRIHPSQSVLREGDTLVLTCAINGNPRPTEVSWSRGNESLPPRARAEGERLTLPALAPQDNGSYTCQVGNAHGRAHDTYVLVVYDPGAVVAAQGAGPFAVVGGALALLVFLLLLLLGALVWCSVRQKGSYLTHEASALEDQGEAREAFLGGXGGKRKEEFFI; this is encoded by the exons ATGCAGCCCCCCCCGTGCGCCCCCCCCGCGCTgctgccggggctgctgctgctctgggccgCCGGACACG ggcggTGCCAGGAGGTCCAAGCAGAGAATGTCACCGTCCTGGagggtggcactgcagagatCACCTGTCACCTGCACAGGTACGACGGCTCCATCGTGGTCATCCAGAACCCAGCCCGGCAGACGCTGTTCTTCAATGGCACCCGAG CTCTAAAGGACGAGCGTTTCGAGCTGGCCGAGTTCAGCCGCCGGCGGCTGCGGCTGCGCCTGGCGCGGGCCCGGCTGGAGGACGAGGGCGGCTACTTCTGCCAGCTGTACGCGGATGACACGCACCACCAGATAGCCACGCTCACCGTGCTGG tgccccccgaGCCCCCATTGGTCGAGGCGGGGGCGCTGGCGGTGGAgggggaggagctggagctcaccTGCCTGGTGCCCCGGGCGCGGCCGATGGCGACGCTGCGCTGGTACCGCGACCGCCGCGAGCTGCCAG GGCGCAGCAGCCACCGGCAGGAGGGCAAGGTGTTCTGGCAGCGCTCGGTGCTGCACCTGCGGCCGGAGCGGCGCGACCACGGCGCCATCGTCACCTGCGAGGCCACGCACCCCGCCCTGGGGCGGGGCCAGAGGCGGCAGACGCAGTTCCAGCTGGACGTGCAGT ACCCCCCCTCGGTGCGGATCCACCCCTCGCAGAGCGTCCTGCGCGAAGGCGACACCTTGGTGCTCACCTGTGCCATCAACGGCAACCCCCG ccccaccGAGGTGTCCTGGAGCCGCGGGAACGAGTCCCTGCCGCCGCGGGCGCGGGCCGAGGGCGAGCGCCTGACGCTGCCGGCGCTGGCGCCGCAGGACAACGGCTCCTACACCTGCCAGGTGGGCAACGCCCACGGCCGCGCCCACGACACCTACGTGCTGGTGGTGTACG ACCCAGGTGCGGTGGTGGCGGCGCAGGGGGCGGGGCCTTTCGCCGTGGTGGGCGGGGCCTTGGCGCTGCTCgtgttcctgctcctcctcctgctcggGGCCCTCGTCTGGTGCTCGGTGCGGCAGAAAG GCTCGTACCTGACGCACGAGGCCAGCGCCCTCGAGGACCAGGGGGAGGCGCGCGAGGCGTtcctggggg agggggggaagcgCAAGGAGGAATTCTTCATCtga
- the RPS19 gene encoding small ribosomal subunit protein eS19 isoform X1, whose translation MPGVTVKDVNQQEFVRALAAFLKKSGKLKVPDWADTVKLAKHKELAPYDENWFYTRAASTARHLYLRGGAGVGSMAKVYGGRQRRGVRPSHFSRGSGAVARRVLQALEALKVVEKDQDGGRKLTPQGQRDLDRIAGQVAAASKKH comes from the exons ATGCCCGGTGTGACGGTGAAGGACGTGAACCAGCAGGAGTTCGTGAGGGCGCTGGCGGCCTTCCTCAAAAA GTCCGGGAAGCTGAAGGTGCCCGACTGGGCCGACACGGTGAAGTTGGCCAAGCACAAGGAGCTGGCGCCCTACGATGAGAACTGGTTCTACACGCGGGCAG CCTCCACCGCCCGCCACCTGTACctgcggggcggggcgggcgtgGGCTCCATGGCCAAGGTGTACGGGGGCCGCCAGCGCCGCGGGGTCCGGCCCAGCCACTTCAGCCGCGGCTCGGGCGCCGTGGCCAGGAGGGTCCTGCAGGCCCTGGAGGCGCTCAAGGTGGTCGAGAAGGACCAGGACGG GGGTCGGAAGTTGACTCCACAggggcagagggacctggaTCGCATCGCTGGGCAG gtCGCTGCTGCCAGCAAGAAGCACTGA